The Oncorhynchus clarkii lewisi isolate Uvic-CL-2024 chromosome 20, UVic_Ocla_1.0, whole genome shotgun sequence nucleotide sequence AGGTAATAATACTTGACTGAGAAACTCCTGGAAGGGTCAAATTCAAGGCAATAACAAGAGATGTACAGtagatcaaattttatttgtcacatgcgccaaacacAACTGTTGTAGACTTTAccataatacaaataaaatagtaacacaagcTATATACAGACATGGGTTGGTTAACACTGGCCCTGTCCAAAGGTACCCATTGAGTATAAGCACTATAGCACTATATGATCAATGTGCAGAGGAACaatgtatttgaggtagatatgaacTTGAAGGCAGATACTTGTAGCTCGGTTTGAAAAAGAGAATCGTGTGTTGCGTTGTGAGTCTAACTAACCTGTAGGAGTTGCTGCTGGGTCTGGATGAAGTCTTTACACTGCTGGACCTCCAGTCtcatcctctccatctcctcctcgtggatcTGTCTGGGGACCAGCTCTTTACCAGCACACTGCTGGCTCTGCTGTACCAGGGAGGCTGGGAAATGGATGGATGACACATTATGATCAATGGTGGAGAAGAAAGCTCCCTGTGACATATAGAATGTATTGGCAGCAGAgttgtttacatttttattttacctttatttaactaggcaagtcagttaacaacaaattcttaattacaatgacggcctaccccggacgacactaggccaattggacgccgccctacgggactcccaatcacggccagttgttatacagcctggattcgaaccagggtgtctgtagtgacgcctctagcactgagatgcagtgccttaaaccgctgtgccactcgagaGCCAAAAATGCAGTAGTACTGGTCGTGATTTTATGGCAGTGAACCAAAAGTGGATTCTTTCATTCGCCTTCATGTAACACCCGTTAATGACCAGAGAAAGCCAGTGATGACTACTAGGTGAGTTACAGATTGTCTACTTCCATgatcttttatatatatatatatatatatatatatatgagagatgCGTTTATACCCTGGCTGTCCAGTCTCTCCATGTGGCTCTTCAGTCTCCTCCACTGCTGTCGGATGCTATTGGTCAGCTGCTCCCGGGCGTGCTCACAGGACTGGTCCCTAGCATGATCACATGACTGATCCAGGGTCTCCTTACTACAGTCACCAACCTCCTCTCTGTCCGAGCTGGCCTGAAAGCATAACAATAGGCACGAtcactcctctactctccacaaTGTTTATAGGGAAATGTCACTTCCATACCATGTAGAACACTGAGATTTTGTGAGTGGCTCTGCATAGACAGACGCGATTTATGATTAAGATTTGCAGGAGCATTTTTAAAAACAAGTGATCTAATCTATTTATTACCACGTAAAAATAACTAAGTAAACTATTGCTACGGTGTCTCAGATAGGACAATCCATCAATTCACCCGTTCCAGGCTGTCTTCCCCACGGTCTCCTCTGGAGTTGGAGAAGGATTTCCTAGGACTAAGAATGGACACCATCTCCCACTTCATCTGCTGCAGCACCTTCTTTAGCTCAACGTTCTCCAGCATCAGAGCCCTCTGACGACCCTCGTAGTCACTCAGCAGGGACTTGTACATCTCCCCCTCATGTCTACAATCATGGCAAATAAATACGTACTCATCAAAGTGGGATCTCCAAAGCTATGTAGGATTTGTTGCATCAAGAGTTGATGTAAGCACACAAAACAGACATGGTTCAGTCAGATGAGTATTGCTACCTGGCCTCCACCTTTCCAGTCTTCCATTGGCTTCTCTTCCCATCAGCCCGTCCCAAGTAGTTCAATACATCAATCGCTAGTAGAGATAAAGGGAGGAAAATGGGAATGAGGGACTTGCTATATAGGCCTACATCATTTTCAGTGTTCTCAGacttattgaaaaaaaaaaaaaaaaaaaaaaagaagaaagacaCTAGGTTGCAAACATATTCACATTACCAACAACCTTTGGAATAAGGAGGAAACAATTGTTTTGAGATGCCCATACCTAGTTTCTTATCCCTCTTGTCCACCAGTAGCTGGTTGAGGCGTTCTTTGAGCTTGGTGCTCTCCCGCTCCTTCCTCTTGGCATCATGGCTGTACTGAGAGGCTCTGCTGGCGATGATGCTCTGGAGCTTCTGCACCTAGGGTGTGTTCAGTAGGGAGAAAACGTTTTGAAACAGAGATGTACTACCTGAACTTATCCAATAAGAACACAGTTTTGTTTTTTGCTTACAAAATGTTTTCCTATGGTGTGCACTACTGAGCAAGATGCTGGTTAAGGCTCACACACTCAAAACTACATTTCCAATTGATGCTTGCAGCGACATAAGAGCACATCACTCAATGATTAACAATTTTATGACAAGTCTTTACCTCATCTTTTTCTGTTTTCAGGCAGTTCTGCAGAGTCTTGTTTTTGAGTTGCAGCTGCCTCTCTGTCTCAAGCAGTCCTGACTTCTCTCTTTTGTAGAGCTCCAGCTGATCCTTTGGgcaattacatacatttttttattttttccccccttttctctctaatttgatggtatccaattggtagttacagtcttgtcccatcgcggcAGCTCcagtacggactcaggagaggcgaaggtcgagagccgtgtgtcctccgaaacacaacccagccaagcagcactgcttcttgacacactgctcgcttaacccggaagccagccgcaccaatgtatcggaggaaacaccgtacacctggcgactgtgtcagcccgtattgcgcccggcccgccacaggagttgctagttcGAGATGGGACAAGatcatccctgctggccaaaccacccctaacccggacgacgctgagccaattgtgcgccgctccatgggtctcccggtcgcggccagctgcgacagagcctggacacagctagcactacgatgcagtgccactgcaccactcgggaggctggGCAATTACATACTTGCTGTGCATGTTATATCAACACAATTTTGCATACTCAATGTGCTCACCTTGACGACAATATCATAACAATAACATGTTTTATTCGAAGCAGTAAGACCTTTCAGGACACCATCAAACCTTAACTTAGCTCCCCAAGCTAGTATTTACTGACAATTTGCACCCTGCCTGGAAAACGATCTACGGGAAAGCCTGCCTGACTGACCTTGAGTCTAGAGTTGGTCATCTGCAGGTGTTCCAGGGCACTGGAGCTCTTCAGCTGCTCTGTCTCCTGCTCCTGCAGGCTGCGCTGGCTGCGGCAGTGCATCTGGAGCAGCTCATACATCATGTTCAGGGCTGGCACCGTGTTCAGCCCCCAGCTTCCCTCTGGTGAGCTGGCCTCAATACAGGCAGAGGAGAAACCCAGAGAGTCCATCTCCTGTACAAGCCCCAAAAGAGGGCAGAAAAATGGGTTAGCAGCATACAGTGAAAATTAAACTAGATCAATTAATAATCATTGAGCAACATCAGATACACAAACCTAAAAAAAACATTCAGGCTGTAAAATAAGCACCTACACAAAGTCAGTATTAGATTATTCCAAATGTAAACTAAATAATAGTAATTTCAGTACCTGATTGATGTATGCGGTACACTGGGGAACATTCTCCTCAGTGCAGAAGGCACTTAACACATTGTAGGAGCTCTTGGACAGTGTCATGGTGGAGGACTGCATTGTAGGAAGGTTGTTATGATGCCTCGAGGGGGACATCATCATTCTTGATATGCTGGAGATCTCATGGTTTTCTAAACAcagcagggaaacagagagaacaaCCAATTGATACATCACAAGTTCACAGGCAGCTGACTATGAGgcttaaaaaaaacaattgtgcCCAAAAATAGGGCAAAATCCCACACCATCCAACAAAAATCCATATAAAAACAAGCAATTGTCTATTTTGTCCCCGGGTCCCCATTTGAATTAAATTACCTATTGATGGCTCTATGGTTAGTGTCGTCCACCAGTCTCCCATGTCAACAAAGCGTCATCCGCTTTGGGAGGTCATCCGCGAGATGACAGACCTGACCGACCGGAGGCTGCACTCACTGGAACAGAATCCTGAAATAGAGCGTCAAGCAGCAAGCCAATGACATAAGACTCCAAGGCAGCATAATCTGGGTCGATTCTTCACCCACGCCATGCGGGATTAAACGTAATCTGGGTGTTATGCCAGCATGGGACCGGGTTGGGGGTGGGTAGGGCTTTCAGGCCTTGGCTGTTACACTGGACTGTAGTAGAGTGATACTTTGAGCTTGTGTAGAGGGTTTTGCATGTTAACTTTAACTAGGCTAATGACTGTATGCCAGGGGAAGGCTTTTAGACACCCACACAGAAAGGCCACTGACTGTGGTGTGTGCAAGGTTTAATTAACAATGCCAGTGGCACTGAATTCAAAATGCTTAGTTTGAGAAAAATGGCTTCAACAAGAGGCAACGGCACACTCATTATTCAAGAGGGCCTCTTCAGTACTTAATTGTTCTCTATGACTATATATAATAACATCgacctatacgctgactcggtgagtgaattcctaaggaagtgcattggagatgttgtacccactgtgacgattaaaacctaccctaaccagaaaccatggatggatggcggcattcgcgcaaaactgaactgccgcatttaaccatggaaaggggTCAGGGAATATGGCTGaacataaacagtgtagttattccctccgcaaggcaaacaaacaagcgaaatgctggtacagggacaaagtggagtcgcaattcaacggctcagacacgagacgtatgtggcagggtcaacgggaaatcacggactacaaaaagaaaactagCCATACCACGGACACCAACGTCACGCTTTCAgccaaactaaacaccttctttgcccgctttgaggataatacagtgccaccgttgCGGCCTGCTAACAAGAACTGCGCCCCCCCTCCTCGGCCggcgtgagtaaaacatttaaacgtgttaaccctcgcaaggctgctggcccagacggcatccctagccacgtcctcagagcatgcgcagaccagctggctggtgtgtttacagacatattcaatcactccctatcccagtccGCTGTCCACACATGCTTCAaaatggctaccattgttcctgtacccaagaaggcaaagataactgaactaaatgactaccgccccatagcactcacttctgtcatcatgaagtgctttgagagactagtcaaggatcatatcacctccaccttaccagcTACACAAGATCCACTTCACATACAGCCCAAAATATCAGCCCTCCAtgacacccgatgtcacaggaaggcagaaaagatcaaagacaacaaccacccgagctactgcctgttcacaccgctactgTCCaggaggcgaggtcagtacaggtgcatcaaagctgggactgagagactgaagaacagctcactctctcaaggccatcagactgctaaacagcaatcactaacttagaggctgctgcctacatggaTAACCAATCACTGGCAACTTTACCAAATGGatctctagtcactttaaacaatgacaatttaataatgtttacatatcttacattactcaatcatatgtatataatgtattttataccatcttgcACCTTGTCTATGCCACTCAGCCATATatacactcagcaaaaaaagaaacgtccctttttcaggaccctgtctttcaaagataattcgtaaaaatccaaataacttcacaaatcttcattgtaaagggtttaaacactgtttcccatgcttgttcaatgaatcataaacaagcaatgaacatgcacctatggaatggtcattaagacactaacagcttacagacggtaggcaattacaccaggaacgtacaatccctccatcagtgcttagactgtccgcaataggctgagagagactggaccaagggcttgtaggcctgttgtaaggcagatcctcacaagacatcactggcaacaacatcacctatgggcacaaacccactgttgctggaccagacaggactggcaaaaagtgctcttcactgacgagtcgcggttttgtctcaccaggggtgatggtcggatttgcgtttatcgtcgcaggaatgagcgttacgccgaggcctgtactctggagcgggatcgatttggaggtggagagtccatcattgtctggggcggtgtgtcacagcatcatcggactgagcttgttgcattgcaggcaatctcaatgctgtgcgttacagggaagacatcctcctccctcatgtggtacccttcctgcaggctcatcctgacatgaccctccagcatgacaattccccccagaaatgtccgggaacttgcaggtgccttggtggaagagtggggtaacatctcacagcaagaactggcaaatctggggCTGTCCATGAGGAGGCGATGatctgcagtacttaatgcagctgctggccacaccagatactgactgttacttttgattttgacccccctccccctttgttcagggacacattattccatttctgttagtcacatgtctgtggaacttgttcagtttatgtctcagttgttgaatcttatgttcatacaaatatttacacatgttaaattaGCTGAAAATAAACAATTGACAGTgaggatgttttttttaatgtacatattctcattcactccttttagatattactgcactgtcggaaccagaagcacaagcattacgctacactcgtattaacatctgctaaccatgtgtatgtgacaaataaaatgtgatttataaTATGATCCTTAAGATTTTCCTGGTGAAACAAGCTCAACCACATTCTACACTCACCACTCCCCTTTAAATAGTTAACAGTACAGTTATCAACAAACTCTGTTTAAACATACATTGTGCATTTTAGACTTAAGTATAATAGACCTGACTGTCTCAATTACCTCGGGCAACACCAGAGTAGAAAGTTAGTCGAGCCACAGAGGCAGTAGCTATGTCAGAAAACACCTTCTCAGGCACCCCTTATCCACTGACCCAGGCTGCAATTTATGTACACTGATACTCACTCCCGTTTAACCAAAGATACTGGTTTCCCCTTTTGTCTGTGATTTAACGTTGCCCTACGTTGCCCTGTTACCCTATCCACTGCACCTCCATCTAAATCCAAGAAGAGcaaccaactagctagctagctaacattttagCTAGTGTTGACATTACTATTGGGTGAATATACTGTAAACACACTTTggcacattttcaaacagtatttAACCCGTTTTACCTAAAAAGGTtcagacttttctgtttccatctatGCGGCCCGGCACTCGTGCCCCATGGCTCCGGTGGAACTGCTGTCACTTGGGGCCAAAGCCAGGACACCGGTACTTTTCAGATGGCATTTACATACCACTAGCTAACTGTGAactttaacaccttctcacaaagcaactgttTTGATTATGCATAGATTATTGATTCTGCTCTTGACAAGTCCTCACGGTCAGCCCTAGCTATGgaaacacaatttccctagtgcAACATAAGGGTGTGTATGTACAAGTGTAACACTGGTGTTCCAGTTGAAAAGCAGTAGCTAAAACATTACTACTGTTCGCTTCTTCTTATCTTATTGAGTTGCTGCAAGTGAGTCAGATAAACAAACAGGAGGCTCATTTGAAAACGTAGTCAATCATGTAGTTACAAGACAAGTTAAGGTTAGCTGTCTAACGTTAACATATTAATAGTAGCTGAAAGGGTGACAAGTTATCTTGTTGAACTGGTTTACCTACAGTAACGTTAACCTAGCCAGATAAAAAGCTGCTAGCTTCGGGtagtaacgttagccagctaactcTGCTTTGATGAAACGTGTATTATAGCTAACGTAACGTGTGTATAAAGTTAGCTAGCCAACGAAGCAAAGACATGGCTGGATAGTGGATACTCACCTGACTTGATTAGCCTGCCTTAGTGCCAGCACAGCCA carries:
- the LOC139376199 gene encoding afadin- and alpha-actinin-binding protein-like isoform X2; the encoded protein is MGDWWTTLTIEPSIENHEISSISRMMMSPSRHHNNLPTMQSSTMTLSKSSYNVLSAFCTEENVPQCTAYINQEMDSLGFSSACIEASSPEGSWGLNTVPALNMMYELLQMHCRSQRSLQEQETEQLKSSSALEHLQMTNSRLKDQLELYKREKSGLLETERQLQLKNKTLQNCLKTEKDEVQKLQSIIASRASQYSHDAKRKERESTKLKERLNQLLVDKRDKKLAIDVLNYLGRADGKRSQWKTGKVEARHEGEMYKSLLSDYEGRQRALMLENVELKKVLQQMKWEMVSILSPRKSFSNSRGDRGEDSLERASSDREEVGDCSKETLDQSCDHARDQSCEHAREQLTNSIRQQWRRLKSHMERLDSQASLVQQSQQCAGKELVPRQIHEEEMERMRLEVQQCKDFIQTQQQLLQQLNSPCYDDETAALLNDCYTLEEKERLKEEWRLFDEQRRNFERERHNFTDAAIRLGHEKKAFEEDRALWLKNQFLNMTSFVDRKRHSTSENPRALSVSSEPEMRIPSTSAMLTKSRTYYSTPKAASAAGMPSTADLYRTLCLIPDRSSSSVGSSTQGSWQESNTIHSREDTPVRSKHRHGGGDCCSIFSLGSEENSLN
- the LOC139376199 gene encoding afadin- and alpha-actinin-binding protein-like isoform X1; the protein is MGDWWTTLTIEPSIENHEISSISRMMMSPSRHHNNLPTMQSSTMTLSKSSYNVLSAFCTEENVPQCTAYINQEMDSLGFSSACIEASSPEGSWGLNTVPALNMMYELLQMHCRSQRSLQEQETEQLKSSSALEHLQMTNSRLKDQLELYKREKSGLLETERQLQLKNKTLQNCLKTEKDEVQKLQSIIASRASQYSHDAKRKERESTKLKERLNQLLVDKRDKKLAIDVLNYLGRADGKRSQWKTGKVEARHEGEMYKSLLSDYEGRQRALMLENVELKKVLQQMKWEMVSILSPRKSFSNSRGDRGEDSLERASSDREEVGDCSKETLDQSCDHARDQSCEHAREQLTNSIRQQWRRLKSHMERLDSQASLVQQSQQCAGKELVPRQIHEEEMERMRLEVQQCKDFIQTQQQLLQQQLNSPCYDDETAALLNDCYTLEEKERLKEEWRLFDEQRRNFERERHNFTDAAIRLGHEKKAFEEDRALWLKNQFLNMTSFVDRKRHSTSENPRALSVSSEPEMRIPSTSAMLTKSRTYYSTPKAASAAGMPSTADLYRTLCLIPDRSSSSVGSSTQGSWQESNTIHSREDTPVRSKHRHGGGDCCSIFSLGSEENSLN